A stretch of DNA from Manihot esculenta cultivar AM560-2 chromosome 7, M.esculenta_v8, whole genome shotgun sequence:
TGAACTTGATTAAGCTCCTTTAGATCACAAGACTTCAAAGTGATTGACTCAAGAATGCTCTTTGTTATTCTCACAATGTCAAACTCATCAGACACACAGACCCAGGCTTTTACCTGAAACTGTTGTTGTGATGCCTCATCATTGTAGACAAGCCGAGCAAGTGTTGTTTTGCCCACACCACCAATCCCAACAATGGGTATCACTCCAACTTTCAAATCACTTGTTTCATTCCTCAAAACCAAATCAAGTAACTTCCTCTTATCTTCATCTCTGCCATAGACTTCAGGTTCATGATTCAAACATGTACTGGGCGGTCGTACACATACCTTAATAGAGGGCATAGCTCCAACATTTTTCTTCATCAAACCCAAGTCTTGCTGCGTTTTTGCTATCTCTTGAAATCTGGTAGTGATCTCCTTCATCATGGACATCATTGTTGAATTAAAGATGACAGTTCCTGGACTGATAGTAGCAGTAACAGAATGAAAGAGTTTCCGAAGCTTACTTGTACTTGCTTGACGTTCTCCCTTCAACCGACGTTGCAATAACTCGGTGGCAAATTCATCCAAAATGTCCTCCACATCATAAGCCAGATTCTTGAGGTCACTTAGCCAGCTCTCCACCAACCCGTCTTCCATTTGCTTTTCCTCTGCATCGTCAAGAACAACTTGAATTGCGCTAAAAAACTTCTCCCACTTCCTGATTTCTTCAAGAACTTGCCGCTCACGAGCAAACTTGAGAAACTCAGGGCACTCAATCTTCTCTAACAGAGACTGAAAGACAGACGACAGAGCAGACTCTCCTATGGAAGACACAGCCTGTCCTATAAAAGACATGGTTACTTCCAAGAACAGAGAAACTAGGAAAGCGATGGAGAGATAAGAGGATTTTTGCGTCTGAGTTGACTTTCAAAGGAGATAGTGTTGCTGGCTAGGAAGCTTCTGTAGTCAGTGATCGGAGATTGAAGTAGGCAGACGATGTGAGGATCTATAGCCGGAGGAAAGTGATCCTCGAGATATAAAGTTTCAACTTTTGTGTATGCTTACTTTTGCGTTTAGAGtgttaaagaaaaaagaaaaaagaaaaaactatactaaaatttaacttactgtttatttaattttttttatatgaattaaagaatattattattatagttaaagtaataaatatataaagattTATCCTTTATGCTaagatttaatagttaaaaacaatttaaaaattaaaaatttaaatatatttatttaattaaaattatttaattttaaatttattaattttaaattaaaattcattatacacataaataaattaatctacatataaattatttaaaattaaattcgataaaaaattaatttattattaaataaattaaacttaaatttatttattaaataaattaaatttaaattttttaatattcggtttaaatttgaaatatgtgaaattttaccttaaaaaaaaataataaattaaatttaaattttttcaaattaagctcgattttataaaattaaaataatactgtatatatatatataatattttttttctcaaatatatttataaattaatacatTTGATCACGTTTTTCTTTCTGAAAAGTCAATATCAATCACCTCATCATCTCTCATCCCATCAAACTCAAATCTCTACCGTTGGTAATGATCACATAACTCATTCTATCGTGTACCTTATAAACACAGAGTCAAAACTCCAACTTGCACGTGCTCTGTTCTTTACTCAGAGGCACGCACGGCAGTTTCCTCCTAATTCCATTGGTACGTGACTTACAAGCGGTGTACTTGTGCGTTGTTCTTGTGtgttctaaaaatataaattttttttaaaaaaaaaacacaacataaagaCGTTAGTCACCGCTGCTATGAACAACACACAACACAAGACGAGCACGAACGAAACGTACAAAATCTAACAACGGTTTTCATACATCACCACCGCTAAAGCCGCCGCCGCCACCACCGCCACTAGAAACACCACCAACGACGAAATGGCTGTTACGCAACCTGTAAGAGAAGCAAAAATAGTGAAAATTTCTTTATCTTTGCTCTTTATTTAGTTTCCTTTCTCTTTCAATGCGTCAGCTAGTAACAGTTCAAAGAATTTGTTTGTTCAGGGGCTGGAGAAGGAGAGTGAATTAACAGAAAAGGAGGAAGAAGTAGAACGGAAAAATGAAGGAAATGAGGGGAAAAAAGAGCCAAAGGGGGagagagatttggagaaaggaGAGATAAGTTTTAAACAAAAGGTGATGGAGAGTAATAACGTTAATGATGAAGATCAGAGAAATTATCAAGAATCTATGCTGCAGAGATTGAACCCATCAAATCCTTTGAGAATCGTAATCAATAGTTCTACTAGAGTTGCTACTGCTTCTCCTTCCCAGACTTCTCTGCCTCTCTCTGCACCAACCCCACAAGTAATTTGAGTTTCTTGCTTCTGGGATCAAACAAAGATAGTTTCAGctccccattttattttatttcatttttatttcttttctcgaAAAGGATTATGTTTTCTTATTttgcatttttaaaaatttttgggGTTGACAAGTGTTTTATCAATTGTTTTCAccatataacttattttttattacttaattttaatttaaaaaaataaaatatattaacaaatttaaataCAAGTTGTAATAATATCATCACAATgtggaaaatgagtttttcttttccaTTCCTTGATCAGGAAAATAGTTTCAATTGACTAAATTTTCTAGATGTGATgaaaaaaatgtgaaaaatattttgtgtGAAACAAACTTGGCCTTAATTTTCTAGTTACTaatcaaaagtttttttttttctttcatcttGGGTGACCAGCCATCAATAGCAACACTCAATTCAAGAAGGTATACCAACAAAATATCTTTGTTTCTGTTTGTGCTGCACATGGTTCTAGTTTTTGGGCTTGTATGTTTTCTTGTATTCAAGGGAATTCAAGGACTTCTGGCAGCATCAGATTCtgttaaaagaaaagagaagagaataTTGAAGTATTTCCTCCCTCAAGTTGAAGTGGCATCTCTATTGAGCATTGCTCTTGCTTTGGCATGGCAAAAGGCAATTAGAGTATGGCCTAGATTCATGGTTCATTTCATATTATGGTGCTCTTTTTTCTTGTCACTATCAGCTGGAATTCTCTTAATTTGCTTCCAAAAGGCTCCCACTGATGGTGTTGGAATTTGTCTTATTGTCTTTGCAATTGGTAATGGCTTATATGCTTGTTGGGTTTATCAAAAAATCAAGTTTAGTACTAAAGTCTTGATTAAATCGCTTGAATCAGTTCGAAAATTTGGTGATTTGAATCACCCAACTTATTGGGTTCTTGGGGTTGGATTCCTATGGATGTCTATGTGGATTTTAGCACTGATTGGAGCTTTGAATTTCTACTTTCCACCATTGACAATTATTGCATTAGTATTGAGCTTGGCTTGGACTGCTGAGGTTATGAGGAATGTGGTTAATTTGACAGTTAGTAGGGTAATCTCTCTGTATTACCTCAGAGGAATGCAAGCTAATACTAAATTTTGTTTCCAAAGAGCTGTAACTCGGAATCTGGGAAGTGCTTGTCTAGGTTCTCTATTTGTGCCAGCAATTGAAGCACTGAGAATCGTTGCTCGCGCTCTGAATTTGCTCGAGGGAGAGGATGAATTCATGTTTTCTTGTGCTCATTGCTGTCTTGGAACTATAGAGTCCATCTTCAGACATGGCAATGGCTGGGCCTTTGTACAGGTAATGCCTAAACTTTCTTTCCTTTTGTTGACTGGTGAGACTTTTCCAAGATACTTAGTTGCTTAAATCTTAGTTGATATTTTGtttagaatatatttttttgctGTTGACGTAATGATACAATGGTTAGTTAGCTGATCATGATACATTTCACCGTACCTCAACCATATTTTCTTACTCGTGAGAGTTGCTAAACTCTCTTTGTAATTTATGTAATCAACCTCACTTTGGCTATATATTGAATGAATCATCATCTCTCACGTAGGAGGAGAGAGTTAGAGAAATTCTACTGAGATTGCTCTGTTTTTTCTCAATTCTGTTACTAGTTTTAGATATTTGTTTTCGattctaaatatttattttcagtaTTCAGATAATATATTCTCTACTCCAACTCTCAGCTGGTATATGAACATCACTGAGTTTCCCAAGTAGAGCAAAAGATGTAATCTTAATATGACTTTCCAGTTACTAGTCCTTTTCAGCAAGTTGAAAAGTTTACATGAATTTCTTCCTTGGAAGATTCAAACTTGTTGCCACTTCTTTTTCAGGATATTCACTCCTTTTTACTAGGGATTGCACTAGAGGATTTGTGGCTTGTTCTAAATTTTTCATTGCTTTGACAGTTTTTGGTCAGGCAAATGGCTAATGTATCCTTCAAACTATTTGTTGCAGATAGCTGCATATGGAAAATGTTTTGTTCAGGCATCACAAGACACTTGGGCACTGTTTCAAAGACAAGACATGGTAACAATTGTTGACTCTGACATTACCAGCTCAATTTTTTTCCTTGCTGGAATTTGCAGTGCCTGCACTTGTGTCATTGTTGTAGCCGCTTGGACTGCTAAAGTGCATGAGCCCTTCACAGCTACCATCTCCCTTCTGGCATTCTTCATTGGATACCTCATGGTTGGTAGCCCTTAtgcctaaaaataaaaaaaaattaaaaaaaaactttattttattaatagtctCTGTTTAGATCATGTGGCCAATTGGGTATTTTATAATCTTTTGTGAAGAATCTTTATCAG
This window harbors:
- the LOC110619818 gene encoding CTL-like protein DDB_G0274487 translates to MAVTQPGLEKESELTEKEEEVERKNEGNEGKKEPKGERDLEKGEISFKQKVMESNNVNDEDQRNYQESMLQRLNPSNPLRIVINSSTRVATASPSQTSLPLSAPTPQPSIATLNSRRYTNKISLFLFVLHMVLVFGLVCFLVFKGIQGLLAASDSVKRKEKRILKYFLPQVEVASLLSIALALAWQKAIRVWPRFMVHFILWCSFFLSLSAGILLICFQKAPTDGVGICLIVFAIGNGLYACWVYQKIKFSTKVLIKSLESVRKFGDLNHPTYWVLGVGFLWMSMWILALIGALNFYFPPLTIIALVLSLAWTAEVMRNVVNLTVSRVISLYYLRGMQANTKFCFQRAVTRNLGSACLGSLFVPAIEALRIVARALNLLEGEDEFMFSCAHCCLGTIESIFRHGNGWAFVQIAAYGKCFVQASQDTWALFQRQDMVTIVDSDITSSIFFLAGICSACTCVIVVAAWTAKVHEPFTATISLLAFFIGYLMTRIAMALPHACVSCYYVCYAENPENRLFDKTIKDHQNLTKS